The Pseudomonas bijieensis DNA window CTTCTTCAGCATGGGATGCACTGTTTGAAGGAATATTCGGCCAAAAACAAAGAATGACCGCATGATGGGCCGGGATTCTAGCATTTAGTCGAGGGATGGTGTAGGACGCAGGAGTTTTGAGCTGCAAGCTTGCGCGACAAGCCTTGTAGGCTACGGGAGAGTGGAACGACAGAAACCACAAGGGGAGCCGAAGCTCCCCCAGAATTAGTTGCGTGCTCTGTTTTTATTATTGGTTTCGGGCTTCTTGTTTTTGTTGAGTGCCCGCGCCACGAGGTTTTCCCTTCGTGACCCTCCCAATCGGGAGTCAAGAGCAAACGGATTGCTTTGGTCGCTGTGTTGCAGTGATCTGTCGATCCAACCAGTTCAGGCACCTGTCTTGAGACAGTTTTTATTGTTCTCGGCCTGGTTGTGGGGCAAGCCCCAAATACAACGCCTCTCCAAAAGAATCAGTTAGCTGCGCCTCTCGCCGTCTTGTTTTTATTGTGCGTGAGTCGATTCGTCTTATTTTTATTGTCTTTTGCATTGCTTGTTATTGTTCTTGTACCAAAGCTATAGCAGGGTGCGTGCCAACTTTTGCGAAACCCAGCGAAACCGGGGGTTCTATGGTTATAGCCATTTTCCCGGGGCGAAAAAAAGCCGGGGTTTCGTTACCGTAAACCCCGGCTTCTGTTACGTGAAAAAGACTGGGGTAACAGTTTTTTCACATTCAGAGGTGTTACCCCCACACCTCAGCTTTCGCTGGTCGCCCCGGTCTTGCGCCGTGGAATCCCCAGGCGCTGGCGACGTTCCCACAGGCACTTGCGGCTGACGCCCAGCTTGCGTGCCAGTTCGGTCTCGGTCATGTGGTCCTGGTGCTCGAGCACGAAGTGCTGGAAGTAGTCTTCCAGGGACAGGTCTTCAGTGGGTTCGTGGCTGGTGTTGTTGGCGGCGCCGCCCTGTTGCGGGGCCAGGCCGATGAATTCTTCGTCGTCCAGGTCACTCAGCTCGATGTCGATGCCCAGCAGGTCGGCGGAGATTTCCGGGCTCTCGCACAGAATCACTGCCCGCTCGACTGCGTTTTCCAGCTCTCGAACGTTACCCGGCCAGGCGTAGTGACGAATGGCTTGTTCGGCGTCCGGGGCGAACTTGAGGTCGGTGCGGTTGACCCGCGCACTCTGGCGGGCCAGGAACGCCTGGGCGATTTCATTGACGTCCGCGCCACGCTCGCGCAGGGGAGGCAGCTTCAAGGCGATGACGTGCAAGCGATAATACAAGTCTTCACGGAACTGGCCGATCTTGGCCAGGCTCTTGAGGTCTCGGTGGGTGGCCGCGATCAGGCGGACGTCGACCTTTTGCGACTGCACCGAGCCGACCCGGCGGATTTCGCCTTCCTGAAGGACCCGCAGCAATCGCGCCTGGGCTTCCAGTGGCAGTTCGCCGATTTCATCGAGGAATAACGTGCCGCCGTCCGCCGCTTCCACCAGCCCGGCGCGTCCGGCGCTGGCGCCGGTGAACGCGCCTTTTTCGTGACCGAACAGTTCGGACTCGATCAGGCTTTCCGGAATCGCCGCGCAGTTCACCGAGATCATCGGCGCCTTGGCCCGGCGTGACAGATTGTGCAGGGCCCGGGCCACCAGTTCCTTGCCGGTACCGGATTCGCCCTGGATCAGGACATTGGAATCGGTGGGCGCCACTTTGCGGATCTTGCCGTACAAGTCCTGCATGGGCGGGCAGGAACCGATGATGCCGATTTCGCCATTGCTGTTGCTGGCGCCGGCTTTCGCCGAGGCGCTGGCCTTGCCGACGGGTTCCGCCGGGTTGCTGGTCGCCGCCTGTCGGTCGCGCAGGATGCGGGCCACGGCCTGGAGCATCTCGTCGTGGTCGAACGGCTTGGCGATGTAGTCCACCGCGCCCATTTTCATGGAGTCGACCGCCGAGCGCAGGCTGGCGTAACTGGTCATGATCAGCACGGGGGTGCCCTGGCCGAGCTTGATCAGCTCGGTACCCGGGGCGCCAGGCAGGCGCAGGTCGCTGACGATCAGGTCAAACGTGGGAATGCTGAAACGCTCTTGTGCTTCCTGCACTGAACCGGCTTCGCTGACCTGGTACTGGTTGCGTTCCAGCAGGCGGCGCAAGGCGGAGCGGATAATTGTTTCGTCTTCGACGATCAAAATGTGCGGCATTGATTCGATTCTCTCGACGGTCTCAGTTCACAGCGGACGTCGCTTCGACATGACGCGGCAAGGTCACCCGGATACGGGTGCCGCGTTGGCTTTGTACATCGGCCGGGCTGTCGATGGTGATTTGTCCATAATGCTCTTCAACGATGGAATAGACCAGTGCGAGGCCCAGACCGGTGCCTTCGCCAGGATCCTTGGTGGTGAAGAAGGGTTCGAACAATCGGTCCATGATGTTCTGTGGGATTCCGCTGCCTTCGTCTTCGACGATCAGGTCGACCGTGTGTTCGAAGGCTTCGCTCTTGACCCGCACCGCGCTGCCGGCCGGTGAGGCGTCCCGCGCGTTGGATAGCAGGTTGATCAACACCTGGGCGAGCCGCTGGGGGTCGCCATCGACCCAATGTTCCGGGTCGCACAGGTTGAAGAATTGCACTTCGAAATTGCGCCGGTTCAGCGCCAGCAGACCAATGGCATCCTGGGCCACTTCGGCCAGACAGACGGGCTCGTCATTGTGCTGGTGACCGCCGGCATGGGCGAAGCTCATCAGCGACTGGACGATACGCGACACGCGCTTGGTCTGTTCGAGGATCTGGCCGCTGATTTCCGTCAGCTCGCCGTCGTCCTCGCGCTCTTCGCGCAGGTTCTGCGCCAGGCAGGCGATGCCGGTGATCGGGTTGCCGATCTCGTGGGCCACCCCGGCGGCCAGCCGGCCGATGCTTGCCAGCCGTTCGGAATGCACCAGCTTGTCTTCAAGCATCTGCGTGTCGGTGAGGTCTTCCACCAGCAGCACCAGGCCGCTGTTACCGGGTGCCAACGGCTCGTCGATGGCCGCCTTGTGCAGGTTCAGCCAACGGGTCTGGCCGTCGAGGGCCAGGTGCTGTTTGTGCAAGTGCTCGTCCGGCAGGTCGATGAAGCCTTGCAGCAAGCCTTTCCACGGTTCGCCCAAGGTGCTCAGGCGCGAACCGACCACGCGCTGGGCGGCGATCCCGGTCAGTTCTTCCATGGCTTTGTTCCACATCAGGATTTCCTGGTCCTTGGCCAGGGAGCACACGCCCATCGGCAGTTCCTGCAAGGTCTGGCGGTGGTAACGGCGCAAGGCGTCCAGTTCGGCGGCCAGGCCCGTGAGGCGCGAGTGGTAATCCTCGAGGCGGCTTTCGATGAAGTGGATGTCTTCGGTGACATAGTTTTCGCCGCCGGCCTTGTAGGGCAGGAACGTCTCGACCATGTCCTGGGCCACGCTGGGGCCCATCAGGCCGGACAGGTTGGCTTCGATCCGGTCCCGCAGGCGACGCAAGGCATACGGGCGGCGTTCATCGAAGGGCAGGTAGAGGTCGCGCAGGGCCTGTTCGACTTCCTTTTGCGCGGCCTTGGCGCCCAGAGGCTTGGCCAGTTGCGTGGCGAATTCCTGGGGCGAGGCGGCGTGCAGCTCGCGTCGCTGCGGGCGGCGGACGTTGTCCACCGCACAGGCTTCGGCGGCGCTGGCCTCTTCGCTGCTGGCGTTGGTGAACAGTGAGATCAGGGTGAACATCAGCACGTTCGCCGCCAGGGAGGCGATGGCCGCCATATGCCAACTGGTGTCGTCGAGCACATAGATCATATTCAACAGCGGAATATAGAAGCCCTGCAGGTTGCCCATCAGTGGCAACAGCATCGCCACCAGCCACACCAGGATCCCGGCCAACAGGCCGGCGATGAACCCGCGGCGGTTGGCGGTTGGCCAATACAGCACCGACAACACGCCTGGCAGGAACTGCAAGGTAGCGACGAAGGCGACGATGCCCAGGTTGGCCAGGTCCTGTCCGTCACCCAGCATCAGGTAGAAGCCATAGCCGGCCATGATGATCGCGACGATCAGCGCCCGACGCGTCCATTTCAGCCAGCGATAGATATTGCCTTCGGCCGGTGGCTGGTAGAGCGGCAGCACCAGGTGGTTGAGAGCCATGCCCGACAGGGCCAGCGTAGTGACGATGATCAGGCCGCTGGCCGCCGAGAGGCCGCCGACGTAGGCCAGCAGCGCCAGGGCCTTGCTGTTGGCGGCGATGCCGATGCCGAGGGTGAAGTATTCCGGATTGGTGCTGGCGCCCAGTTTCAAGCCGGCCCAGAGGATCAGCGGTACCGCCAGGCTCATCAGCAGCAGGAACAGCGGCAAGCCCCAGCTCGCGCTCACCAGCGAGCGCGGGTTGAGGTTTTCGGTAAAGGTCATGTGGTACATGTGCGGCATCACGATGGCCGATGCGAAGAACACCAGCAACAGCGTGCGCCACGGGCCTTCCTGCAAGGGCGTGTGCAGGGCGGCGAGGGCGGTCTGGTTCTGCAGCAGCCACAACTCAAGCTGCTGCGGGCCATCGAACACGCCGTACAAGGCATAGAGCCCGACGCCGCCAATGGCGATCAGCTTGATCACCGATTCGAAGGCGATGGCGAACACCAGGCCTTCGTGCTTTTCCCGCGTGGCAATGTGCCGGGAGCCGAAGAAAATCGTGAACAGGATGATCAGCGCACAGAAGCTCAACGCCACCCGGTGCTGTACCGGCTCGCGGGTCAGGATGCTGATGGAGTCGGCCACGGCCTGGATTTGCAGGGCCAGCAGTGGCAACACCCCGACCAGCATGAAGATCGTGGTCAGCGCACCGGCCCAGGTGCTGCGAAAACGAAAGGCGAACAGGTCGGCCAGCGACGACAGTTGGTAGGTGCGGGTGATTTTCAGGATCGGGTAGAGCAACACCGGCGCCAGCAGGAACGCGCCCGATACACCGAGGTAACTGGAGAGGAAACCATAGCCGTACTGGTAGGCCAGCCCGACCGTGCCATAGAACGCCCATGCGCTGGCATAGACACCCAGCGACAGGGTGTAGGTCAGCGGGTGGCGGATGATCGCGCGGGGGATCATGCCTCGTTCGCTGATCCAGGCGACACCGAACAGCACGGCCAGGTAGGCGGCGCTGATCAGGATCATCTGGGTCAGGCTAAAGCTCATCGGCATCTTTTTGGCTCTGCAAGATGAAGGTCACGACAATCAGGA harbors:
- a CDS encoding sensor histidine kinase — protein: MPMSFSLTQMILISAAYLAVLFGVAWISERGMIPRAIIRHPLTYTLSLGVYASAWAFYGTVGLAYQYGYGFLSSYLGVSGAFLLAPVLLYPILKITRTYQLSSLADLFAFRFRSTWAGALTTIFMLVGVLPLLALQIQAVADSISILTREPVQHRVALSFCALIILFTIFFGSRHIATREKHEGLVFAIAFESVIKLIAIGGVGLYALYGVFDGPQQLELWLLQNQTALAALHTPLQEGPWRTLLLVFFASAIVMPHMYHMTFTENLNPRSLVSASWGLPLFLLLMSLAVPLILWAGLKLGASTNPEYFTLGIGIAANSKALALLAYVGGLSAASGLIIVTTLALSGMALNHLVLPLYQPPAEGNIYRWLKWTRRALIVAIIMAGYGFYLMLGDGQDLANLGIVAFVATLQFLPGVLSVLYWPTANRRGFIAGLLAGILVWLVAMLLPLMGNLQGFYIPLLNMIYVLDDTSWHMAAIASLAANVLMFTLISLFTNASSEEASAAEACAVDNVRRPQRRELHAASPQEFATQLAKPLGAKAAQKEVEQALRDLYLPFDERRPYALRRLRDRIEANLSGLMGPSVAQDMVETFLPYKAGGENYVTEDIHFIESRLEDYHSRLTGLAAELDALRRYHRQTLQELPMGVCSLAKDQEILMWNKAMEELTGIAAQRVVGSRLSTLGEPWKGLLQGFIDLPDEHLHKQHLALDGQTRWLNLHKAAIDEPLAPGNSGLVLLVEDLTDTQMLEDKLVHSERLASIGRLAAGVAHEIGNPITGIACLAQNLREEREDDGELTEISGQILEQTKRVSRIVQSLMSFAHAGGHQHNDEPVCLAEVAQDAIGLLALNRRNFEVQFFNLCDPEHWVDGDPQRLAQVLINLLSNARDASPAGSAVRVKSEAFEHTVDLIVEDEGSGIPQNIMDRLFEPFFTTKDPGEGTGLGLALVYSIVEEHYGQITIDSPADVQSQRGTRIRVTLPRHVEATSAVN
- a CDS encoding sigma-54-dependent transcriptional regulator, with product MPHILIVEDETIIRSALRRLLERNQYQVSEAGSVQEAQERFSIPTFDLIVSDLRLPGAPGTELIKLGQGTPVLIMTSYASLRSAVDSMKMGAVDYIAKPFDHDEMLQAVARILRDRQAATSNPAEPVGKASASAKAGASNSNGEIGIIGSCPPMQDLYGKIRKVAPTDSNVLIQGESGTGKELVARALHNLSRRAKAPMISVNCAAIPESLIESELFGHEKGAFTGASAGRAGLVEAADGGTLFLDEIGELPLEAQARLLRVLQEGEIRRVGSVQSQKVDVRLIAATHRDLKSLAKIGQFREDLYYRLHVIALKLPPLRERGADVNEIAQAFLARQSARVNRTDLKFAPDAEQAIRHYAWPGNVRELENAVERAVILCESPEISADLLGIDIELSDLDDEEFIGLAPQQGGAANNTSHEPTEDLSLEDYFQHFVLEHQDHMTETELARKLGVSRKCLWERRQRLGIPRRKTGATSES